In Carya illinoinensis cultivar Pawnee chromosome 7, C.illinoinensisPawnee_v1, whole genome shotgun sequence, the following are encoded in one genomic region:
- the LOC122314963 gene encoding protein POLLENLESS 3-LIKE 2-like, whose protein sequence is MLQDMWNAPPGFRPTKSAPSSPAKPLGVSRTRSDSFHVTHKVPLGDSPYVRAKNVQLVEKDPEKAIPLFWAAINAGDRVDSALKDMAIVMKQQNRAEEAIEAIKSLRHRCSDQAQESLDNILLDLYKRCGRLDDQIALLKHKLYLIQQGLAFNGKRTKTARSQGKKFQVSVEQEATRLLGNLGWALMQQNNYIEAEDAYRRALSLAPDNNKMCNLGICLMKQGRIVEAKETLRLVKPAVADGPRGTDSHLKAYERAQQMLKDLESEMMNKGGGDRVEQRRLFDAFLGSSSIWQPQPCKDHTSLPASNSITTQDEFPDENINSNITENQMVLTQQRSAKQVLPPNANFLNVAAPPFFSSKIIKEPTLKDLVENQFPESLKRTRSGNAAKSVRINDMGMTMKPFVESGKQENRTPRLLSLSSEETDVKLIEFLPDNKDFEDAIMAAVLGTDEVGKAADTAIFQRKIEKRLKVFQDITLSLSPRA, encoded by the exons ATGTTGCAAGATATGTGGAACGCTCCACCTGGTTTCCGACCCACCAAGTCGGCTCCTTCCTCACCAGCCAAGCCTCTCGGGGTTTCAAGAACTAGATCCGATTCCTTCCACGTAACCCACAAAGTACCACTTGGCGACAGCCCTTATGTCAGAGCCAAGAATGTTCAG TTGGTGGAGAAGGATCCGGAGAAAGCAATACCTCTGTTTTGGGCAGCTATTAATGCTGGGGATAGAGTGGACAGTGCCCTGAAAGATATGGCTATTGTGATGAAGCAACAGAATCGGGCCGAAGAAGCCATAGAAGCCATCAAGTCGCTTCGACATCGGTGTTCAGATCAGGCACAAGAGTCTCTTGATAATATTCTTTTGGATCTTTACAAG AGATGTGGGAGATTGGATGACCAAATAGCTCTCTTGAAGCACAAGCTGTACTTGATTCAACAGGGGCTAGCTTTCAATGGGAAACGCACCAAGACCGCCAGATCTCAAGGAAAGAAATTTCAGGTCTCCGTGGAACAAGAAGCCACTAGGCTATTG GGGAACTTGGGATGGGCATTGATGCAGCAAAACAACTACATTGAAGCAGAAGATGCTTATCGGAGGGCGCTTTCGCTTGCTCCGGATAACAACAAGATGTGCAATCTTGGTATCTGTTTGATGAAGCAGGGAAGAATCGTTGAAGCCAAAGAAACATTGCGGCTAGTGAAACCAGCGGTGGCGGATGGTCCGAGAGGCACAGATTCCCATCTCAAAGCCTATGAAAGAGCACAGCAGATGCTCAAGGACCTTGAGTCTGAAATGATGAACAAGGGAGGAGGGGACCGGGTCGAACAGCGCCGGCTCTTTGACGCCTTTCTTGGTTCTTCATCCATTTGGCAGCCTCAGCCTTGCAAGGATCACACTAGCTTGCCTGCTTCAAATTCGATCACAACCCAGGATGAGTTTCCTGATGAGAATATCAATTCAAACATAACAGAAAACCAGATGGTACTAACCCAGCAGAGAAGTGCCAAACAAGTTCTTCCTCCCAATGCCAATTTTCTAAATGTTGCTGCACcaccatttttttcatcaaaaatCATAAAGGAGCCGACTTTGAAAGACCTGGTTGAGAATCAGTTTCCTGAGAGCCTTAAGAGAACAAGGTCTGGAAATGCTGCCAAGTCGGTCAGAATAAATGATATGGGGATGACCATGAAACCGTTTGTGGAATCAGGAAAGCAGGAAAATAGGACTCCAAGACTATTATCTCTTTCATCAGAAGAAACAGATGTCAAGTTGATAGAGTTTTTGCCCGACAACAAGGATTTTGAAGATGCGATTATGGCTGCAGTTTTGGGCACAGATGAGGTAGGGAAGGCAGCTGATACAGCTATATTTCAGAGGAAGATTGAGAAGAGGCTTAAGGTTTTTCAAGATATTACACTCTCGTTGAGTCCGAGAGCCTGA
- the LOC122317126 gene encoding proteasome subunit alpha type-7: MARYDRAITVFSPDGHLFQVEYALEAVRKGNAAVGVRGTDTIVLGVEKKSTAKLQDSRSVRKIVNLDDHIALACAGLKADARVLVNRARIECQSHRLTVEDPVTVEYITRYIAGLQQKYTQSGGVRPFGLSTLIIGFDPYSGAPSLYQTDPSGTFSAWKANATGRNSNSIREFLEKNYKETSGQETVKLAIRALLEVVESGGKNIEVAVMTREHGLRQLEEAEIDAIVAEIDAEKAAAEAAKKAPPKET; encoded by the exons atggCGAGGTACGACAGGGCAATCACAGTATTCTCACCAGATGGCCATCTGTTTCAGGTCGAATACGCCCTAGAAGCCGTGCGCAAGGGCAACGCCGCCGTAGGTGTCCGTGGCACCGACACCATCGTCCTCGGCGTCGAGAAGAAGTCCACCGCCAAACTCCAAGACtccag ATCGGTTAGGAAGATTGTAAACTTGGATGATCACATTGCACTAGCCTGTGCTGGACTCAAGGCTGATGCTCGTGTTCTCGTAAACAGGGCACGGATTGAATGTCAAAGTCATAGGCTTACAGTCGAGGATCCAGTGACTGTTGAGTACATTACTCGTTACATTGCAGGTCTTCAGCAAAAGTACACACAAAGTGGGGGTGTGAGACCATTTGGCCTTTCAACTCTGATCATTGGTTTTGATCCCTATTCTGGTGCACCGTCATTGTATCAGACAGATCCTTCTGGGACATTTTCAGCTTGGAAGGCTAATGCAACTGGGAGAAACTCTAATTCGATAAGGGAGTTTCTGGAGAAAAACTATAAAGAAACTTCTGGGCAAGAAACAGTGAAGCTTGCAATCCGTGCATTGCTTGAG GTTGTGGAGAGCGGGGGGAAGAACATAGAAGTTGCTGTGATGACTAGGGAGCATGGACTACGGCAACTTGAGGAAGCTGAGATTGATGCAATTGTTGCCGAAATTGATGCAGAGAAAGCAGCTGCTGAGGCTGCAAAGAAGGCTCCTCCAAAGGAAACATGA